Proteins encoded by one window of Cydia splendana chromosome 14, ilCydSple1.2, whole genome shotgun sequence:
- the LOC134796967 gene encoding uncharacterized protein LOC134796967, translating to MLRYSSLLTELVLIDFSNAFNAVNHDLLLATLRHLNISSSAAGWFSSYLQDRRQAVRSDRTFSDWCTVTSGVPQGGILSPLLFSIFINLITSKIKCSYHLYADDLQLYTQASAKDLDQAIAEINLDLNHISTWSHCFGITVNPAKCQAILLGSTRLLSLVNTVELAPVLFETEVIPLSSQVKKLGLTIDSGLTWEPQVSDVSRRVINTLRALYRHKHFLPVSTKTLLVQALVLPVLDYADVCYTNLTQDSLNKFNRLLNSCIRFVFGLQNLIGSLYEIVGPFVFCVLSTQSCLIRPPQSISARNLNLLPHVQAQISALPVALSSLSPNIERVSCPILSLSRLSGFGTVSHSLSDKRRPNSHSSACCANISLTNFLLRQLNDSHKVYNYVYYVCKSICIKYMCKFINIEIQKLATDEYYRTLYSNKYVNLNKCAYQISPVNPEEIPPILKQEVEKAIMSQKLDKAPGPDNIYNELMRGTLEEICPI from the exons ATGCTAAGGTACTCCTCATTGTTGACAGAGTTGGTCCTTATCGATTTCTCCAATGCTTTTAACGCTGTTAACCATGATCTGTTACTGGCCACTCTTAGGCATCTGAATATATCTTCATCTGCGGCTGGTTGGTTCTCTTCGTATCTTCAGGACCGTCGTCAGGCGGTTCGTTCTGATCGTACGTTTTCTGACTGGTGCACTGTCACTTCTGGAGTTCCACAGGGCGGAATTCTCTCACCTCTTCTTTTCTCGATTTTTATTAACCTTATTACTTCTAAAATTAAATGCTCTTACCATCTGTATGCTGATGACTTGCAGCTTTATACCCAAGCGAGTGCTAAGGATCTGGACCAGGCAATCGCTGAAATAAACTTAGACCTTAACCATATCTCCACTTGGTCACATTGCTTTGGTATCACAGTCAACCCAGCTAAATGTCAGGCCATATTACTTGGCAGCACCCGCTTACTCTCTTTGGTAAACACTGTGGAATTGGCGCCAGTTCTCTTTGAAACTGAAGTTATTCCGCTTTCATCGCAAGTGAAGAAGCTGGGGCTAACAATTGACAGTGGGCTCACATGGGAACCACAGGTGTCCGACGTTAGTCGTAGAGTAATTAACACGTTAAGAGCACTCTATCGCCATAAACATTTTCTTCCGGTCAGCACAAAAACTCTCCTTGTCCAAGCTCTTGTTCTGCCTGTCCTTGATTATGCTGATGTTTGTTACACTAATCTCACTCAAGattctttaaataaatttaaccgGCTACTTAATAGCTGCATTCGGTTCGTGTTTGGACTTC AAAACTTAATTGGCTCCCTATACGAGATCGTAGGTCCCTTCGTATTCTGTGTACTCTCTACTCAATCTTGTTTGATCCGTCCGCCCCAGAGTATCTCCGctcgaaatttaaatttgttaCCCCACGTCCAGGCACAGATCTCCGCTCTGCCCGTAGCCTTAAGCTCATTGTCCCCCAACATCGAACGGGTTTCATGTCCAATTCTTTCACTGTCCAGGCTATCAGGCTTTGGAACGGTCTCCCACTCTCTATCAGACAAGCGCAGACCAAATTCACATTCAAGCGCATGCTGCGCAAACATTTCCTTGACAAACTTTCTTCTTCGTCAACTTAATGATTCACACaaggtatataattatgtatattatgtatgtaagtctatttgtattaagtatatgtGTAAGTTTATCAACATA GAGATCCAGAAGCTCGCTACTGACGAGTACTACAGAACCCTTTACTCCAACAAATATGTGAACCTAAACAAATGTGCCTATCAAATATCACCCGTCAACCCTGAGGAAATACCACCCATACTTAAACAAGAAGTAGAGAAAGCCATCATGTCCCAAAAACTAGATAAAGCTCCCGGACCGGACAATATATATAATGAGCTAATGAGGGGCACGTTAGAAGAAATATGTCCAATCTAA